In one Deltaproteobacteria bacterium genomic region, the following are encoded:
- a CDS encoding ATP synthase F0 subunit B produces the protein MHITLKDVILSGIQGIIFLIVWISLYLLFFKPFSIVYKKRSSKTVEAIEEAKELNKKSEELEFMFREKLDEALKEAAKIKNEQLTFANNQMDEIIKQTHQTVQGKLEKVISSIDIEKNDIIKKIGADLKTLIPAISNRILLK, from the coding sequence ATGCATATAACGTTAAAAGATGTTATTCTAAGCGGCATACAGGGCATCATTTTTTTGATCGTATGGATTTCTTTGTATTTATTATTCTTCAAACCGTTTTCAATAGTTTATAAAAAACGCAGTTCTAAGACTGTAGAAGCTATAGAAGAAGCGAAAGAGCTGAATAAAAAATCAGAAGAGCTTGAATTTATGTTTAGGGAAAAGCTGGATGAGGCTTTAAAAGAAGCTGCAAAAATAAAGAATGAACAGCTGACATTTGCAAATAATCAAATGGATGAAATAATAAAACAAACACATCAAACGGTTCAGGGAAAACTTGAAAAAGTGATCTCTTCTATAGATATAGAGAAAAATGATATAATAAAAAAAATCGGTGCAGATTTAAAAACATTGATCCCGGCGATATCAAACAGGATACTTTTGAAATGA